The Oncorhynchus gorbuscha isolate QuinsamMale2020 ecotype Even-year linkage group LG08, OgorEven_v1.0, whole genome shotgun sequence DNA window TTCCACCATTAATTCCCTCAGAATCTCCCTCTGTTCTTTCCTTGGGGGTTGATCCAGGGCGGTCAGTGTCAAGAGAGGACACTGCGGAGGTCAGGAGGGGTTGAAGTGGTTCCTGACTTGGGTTGTTAGGGGTCTGTTCCAGGGATGGATAGTCCTTGGCGGGGTGGGGGGGCAGGATGTCCTCCTGTGAGAGCCATTCCACCCTGCAGCGCTGAATCGGGGGGACCCGGGGATAGGGAGTTGGAGAAGGGGCAGATTGGTCCTCCCTGGGagtctctgcctgcccctggTACAGACGAGAGTGTTCACTGATCAGTACAGTCATCAGGTGCTGCACCTGGGAACTACCTGCAGGATGCAATAAAAAGCTAATTGTTAGTATGTACCCCTTTTCCAGTGTGGGATTCTAGCTTGAAATATATATTTGATCATGTTTCCATACTAGAACTTAATGATTACTTTACATGTTTAaggaatgtactgtacatgttggGGTCAATGGAGGGGGGATAAGAACTAggtgtatggaaagttactgagtgagGAGGGGGGAGTGCAGAAAGTTTACATTACATCAAAACATAATATTGTTCAATCTCATGGCTCCTAAGGAGGGAGGCAAAGGTTTTCAGTCACTGATCAATTAGGACAGCCGTGGATTAGGGAGGAGCAAGGAATTCGGCCCggggtcaggtcagatgaagtgagaagGAATAGTCCTATCCCACATGCATATATTTCCATGCCCACGAAGGTTCTAGCATGAGGCAGGGCCATGACTACACCATTGAGAGGAACCAGTTAAGTTCCTGACTAGCAACAAAGTACTTATTGGCTGTCGAGATGTGCAAGGAGTTGAACATTCCTAGTAGGAGGGTATAAATATATGTGCTTGTGTAAACATGTCTTTGTAGCTGTTTGACgcagtgggtgaataaacttggtttcaGCTTTTCCTAGTTGTCCGTTTGAGTTTTTACTCAGTTTGTTCAGAACCCAACATCAAACAATGAAAATGCTTTCTCCAGCCTAATCCCACAGATTATAGCAAAAAAGTAGCTGCTGCTGTTTAGCTGAGAAATACATGACATATATTGGCCTTAAACTCTTTAAACAATTGCATACCTTCTCACTGATATTgtaaaaataaaagtttaaaCTTGAGCAAATCCCCTCTTTGTAAAATGTTGCGGTTAGTTTGCTCATAGCACGTGTCATCACAGAGAAAAATGTGCTGGTATCTACCCTCCATCATGATCTGTGGATCTTCCATCTTGGGTCGGAAGATGTTGGGCCCGAACACAGTGGCCAGGTTCTGAACACTCATCTTGTTCTGACTTGAGTGGGACTGGACCTCATCTAGGAATCTatagtgcacacacacatgcacacatgcaagcacacacgcaTATATGCACGCACATGTAAAGGCAGGTAAGATTAAAACAGAGGAGACATATAAATAGCCCCCATGAAGCAACATTTTTATTTCCTCCAAGATTGTCTGAAAATCTCAACTCTCGTATGTTCAGTTGGATTCAAACTGAGACAGATACAGTATGAGAAGTGGTGGTGAGTCATGCTGTTGCCACAGTCTGTGTGATCTGCCTCATTCTGCTGTCTCAGCTGCCTGAGACATCTATTTCAAGTGTTAACCCTTTAACTTGCACACCAAGAAGAACAATTCTGCAAAATGATTGTTCTGCGAAATATGTGTATTTAGCCTCACTACATATAGGCCATAAATGAATCATTTGTGTTTACATTACTTAAACTTTGATAGATAACACAGGGCAAACATCTCAACCAGCAGGTTGAGCTGCCCAATTAGAGTAAACTGTATTGGAATTTGCATATActttttaaataataaaaaacaacaacattaatTTACATTATGTCTGCTTAATTGACTTATAATGGAAGATAAGCTTAGTTATATAAGGATATGAAATGTTAATAAAATATGCTACATTTGTGTGTCAAAATCTGAAAATTCAAATGCATGTAAATGTATGCATTTACAGTTTAATGACATGTACGGAATGATATTATGAAACATATGGAAGATAACAGGCAGACAGTAAataatgtattatattattatatttgcaCAGACAAAAAAATCCCATAGAAATATGTCTTTATTGCCCATTATCACTAGCTTTGACTTAATAGCATTCCTTTAATGGGCAACTCAACCATCTGGTAGAGCATATTTTTACCTGCAGATGTATCTGAGGAGGTTGTAGTTGACCTGAGGAAGACTCTTCAACTGCCTGCCCAGTTCAAGGATCCCCTTCAAAAAGACAAAGCCCCAATATCATTATTCATTAGGATTTGAATGAGAGCATTGCTACTTTGAAAAGGGGCACATGTTGAAAAGGGGCACATGTGTGTCACGTGTGcgcacacgcgcgcgcacgcgcacacacacacacacacacacacacacacacacacacacacacacacacacacacacacacacacacacacacacacacacacacacacacacacacacacacacacacacacacacacacacacacctcctcctggtcCTTGGCCAGGAGCTGAGCAGTGGAGAGGAACTCTGTGTATTTGTTGAAAGGCACCACAGGCTCTGGCAGCTCTCTGAGGTACAGCTTCAGCAGGGACGCCACCGTGTGGACATCAGTGTTACTGTTAAACATAAGAATTATGACTGATTTACAATAGAGCTCATCTACCTGtctgtgttgtgtatttaaatgagttttaacctttatttaactaggcaagtcagttaaggacaaaatcttatttacaatgactgcctaccacggccaaaccctaacccggatgacgctgggccaattgtgcgcagctcTTTGGAAcccccaatcatggccggttgtgatacagcctggaatcgaaccagggtctgtagtgacgcctctagcactgagatgcagtgccttagaccgctgcgccgctCGGGAGCCCCCCAATATGTTGTGTTTTACGTTGTGTTATGCTGTGTTACCTGTGAAGGAAAAGTTGATGTAAAGGGAAAGTACTTCTACCTGCCAAACAGTGGTTTCTCCCCGCAGTTAAAGGCGTCCTGCAGCTCTCGTACGTGATTGGTCTGTCCAGGCATTCTGAACAGCCCCTCCTCCGTTAGGCCGTGCTggtgtataaaacacacacactgctgcaccAGCAGAGGCACCAGAGGCTTGCTGCTGCTGCCACACCCACTCTCACACTGCATTGTCTCCTCTAAATGCTGCCCAAAAATACCTAGAGCAATGACAcccagattccaagaacacacacacacacacaatcaacttGCTCTTACAGGACtttacatgtttgtgtgtgtgtgtgtgtgtctgtgtgtgtttgagtatgtgtatgagcatgtgtgtgtttgtgtgtgcgtgtgtgtgttacctcctcCTAGCGGGGCCCATATAGCTCTTCGTATGGCTCTGACCCATTCCTCCATGTCACTCTGAGACTTAGCCATCAACAGGAAAGACTCGCTCAGACCTGAACGATCCCTCTCTCCACTGCctcctgcaaacacacacacacacacacacacacacacacacacacacacacacacacacacacacacacacacacacacacacacacacacacacacacacacacacacacacacacacacacacacacacacacacacacacacacaccctgtgtgAGCAACCGATATGACGCCAAAACTGTACATTTCAACACTTAATCTTCAGTCTCTGAGGCGATTTAAAAACAATGCATGAATCACTAGCATCAAGTATGGCAGGTggaaattgattaattaattgcTTAGTACATTGTCATTGGTAACTATATGCAGAGTGTACTGATGATGTCTTCATGAGCACGGATGCCATCTACATAGTATGTTGTCATTGGTATTGTCAGTGTCATCATGCAATGCTCTGTGCTTATGTGCCATACAAAGAGCCTTTAACAGTGGTGCCAATCTTTGTATTTTTCTGAGTAGACCACTAGATGTTGGTGGTGCAACTATGCCAGTGACACTGTGAACCATCtgatcctcccctccaccctctcagggctggatgTCTCAGGCTCTGTgcactcttggattgcatcctacctggcaggccgcgcctaccaggtgacgtggagaggatctgtgtctgcaccatgtactctctctactggtgtcccccagggctcggtgttaggcctcttctctctatacatcaagtcactcggctccgtcatatcctcacatggtgtCTCCAATCATTGCAatgcggatgacactcaactacttttctccttccccccttctgacacccaggtggtgaCATGCATCTCTGtatgcctggcagatatctcaacttggatgtcggcccaccacctcaagctcaacctccgCAAGATGGAGCTgatcttcctcccggggaaggcctgcCACTTAAAGACCTCTCCACAGTGTCGCCCTCCTCTGAAAcctatccagaacgctgcagcccgcctggttttcaaccttcccaaggcCCACTGGCTTCCAATCGCAGcttgcatccactacaagaccatggtgcatacctacggaacagcaagaggaactgtccCTCCCTACCATCAGGCTATggtcaaaccctacaccccaacccgagcattCTGTTCTGCCACCCAACCTCCTCTTCACCACGACCCCccaaataacacacaaaaaaacaaacaaccaGCACTAGCTCTGTACTTTCTATACTGTGATATggggttgtcccacctagctatcttaagatgaatgcactaactgtaagtcgctctggataagagcatctgctaaattactcaaatagAAGATGTTCTGCTCCTACTAtcaatctattattattattattatatattttttatttaactaggcaattcagttaagaacaaattcttatttgcaattaTGGCCTACCCCtgccttccctaacccggactacactgagacaattgtgcgccgccctatggaactcccaatcatggcctgttgtgatacagcccagcaTCGAACCAGGGTTTGCagtgaagcctctagcactgagatgaggtgccttagaccgctgcgccactcgggagtcccTAGATACTACAGGGCAtggtcagtcctgtctgtctatatgtaTGGTGTCAAATGGATCTCTGGAGTCGAGCACGTGCGAGATGGAGCTGTCGATCAAGATCAGACATAATTGAGCAAGCAAACATTGAGTCGAGAGCGCAGAGGCTGGGTTCCACAAGCATAAAGGCCAGTCGAGAGCGCAGAATGTGGTCGAGCGAGCAGAGGACGGGTCCCACGAGCGGGCAGGCAGCAGGGGTCACGCAAATTAAAGTTGAGTTGCACTTGCAAGTGTCACTTTGAGTGATCAGAACATTATTGCAACACGCAAAATATGAATTCTAGAACAGAGATTTTAGTTTTGTTTTGCAGATACTTGCTAAACGTCAGGACTCAGAAGTTACGGTGTTCTCACAAATACATTACATCCCCACATGGATTTCACAATCTCACACCAAACAATATCGCAACTGCAATCGTTCACTTAAATTCGAGGTAATGAACAGAGCCTGTAGCATTCTACTGAAACGCAATTCATCAGGTTTCTGGGCCGATCACAGCTTGACTGCTCTCGATTCGGATTTTGACGGTGAAAGGCAAAGTAATGAAGTAGCCTATGAGTCGCCAGAAAACACTAACATCCGGTTTTCAGGGGTACAGTATTTTCAACCAATGTTCCGTTTCCCCTGAAAAACGGGTTAGTGGTGAAGTAGCATTAGGGACAATGGCCAACGGTAAAAATGTAAGCTCGATAGTTTTTCCACGTCCATCTGTACAAAgagtagtacgcaagtataaactgcatgggaccacacagccatcataccgctcaggcaggagacgcgttctctctcctagagatgaacgtactttggtgccaaaagtgcaaatcaatcccagaacaacagtaaaaaaccctgtgaagatgctggaggaaaaaggtacaaaagtttttatatccacagtaaaacgagtcctatatcgccataacctgaaaggccactcagcaaggaagaagccactgctccaaaaccaccataaaaaaaacataaaaagccacactacggtttgcaactgcacatggggacaaagatcgtactttttggagaaatgtcctctggtctgatgaaccaaaaatagaactgttttgccataatgaccagcgttatgtttggaggaaaaagggggaggcttgcaagccgaagaacaccatcccaaccgtgaagcactggggtggcagcatcatgttgttggggtgctttgctgcaggagggactggtgcacttcacattatagatggcatcatgagtgagggaaatgatgtggatatattgaagcaacacctcaagacatcagtcaggaagttaaagcttgttactcagttacaccagctctgtcagtaggaatgggccaaaattcacccaacttattgtgggaagcttgtggaaggctacccgacgcATTTgagccaagttaaacaatgtaaaggcaatgctaccaaatactaattgagtgtatgtaaacttctgacccactgggaatgtgatgaaagaaatacaagctgaaataaatcactcgcTGCTATTATcctgacttttcacattcttaaaataaagtggtgatcctaactgagacagggaattgttactaggattacatgtcaggaatgtATTTGGGCTGAGGTGtctgtaaacttacgacttcatcTGTAGCTACCAAGACCTATCTGCTTTGACCCGTTTTGCACTCacttttttgactcatcacatacgctgctgctactgtctattttCTGTCACTTCCCGCGATTACCTCATactcctgcacatcgactcggtactgatagcctgtgtatatagccaagttgtcATTTCTCACGTATTTATTGTTGTTTATATTATGTGTTTTACTTTACTACcgtttctctattttctttctctctgcattgttgggaagggcctgtaagtaaacatttcactgttaatTTGATCCTgctgtttaccaagcatgtgatgaatacaatttgatttgaaccagGAAGTGCATCATCAGAGGGAGGGCTTAGTTGTCTCCATGGTTTCTTACCTGGACCAATCTCAAACAGGTGGCGACCAGCTTCATCCTGATTGGCCGACAGCTCACTGACCTGACTGCCCTGGAGAATGATGCATCcctgagagagtgtgagagagaaagagagtgtgagagagagagagagagagagagagagagagagagagagagagagacaaagaaaggcGAGAATACAGTATTAAAAGGTAGAGCATTGTGTGGTTTGCTATAAACAAACAGAAACATTACTTAACTCTCTGTTTAAAATCACTTAGAGCACAGGGAAGGAAGATGTGCTGTGCACGAAAAACATTACAGAAATGTTACGAAACATTATAGACTCCATCGTCTCCTTTAGTCTTGATATATTTCGAGTGGCTTGAAAGTGTCCTGAATATGTGCATTAAACTAGAGTGTAGTATACCTGAGGTTTAGTCTCATCCTGGTCCTTATAGAAGTACAGTGCTTCAGTGTGGAGAACGAACCACCGCAGCTGCCAGTTCCTCATGatgctcctctgtctcttcagCCAGCCGGCCTTCAACGTCATCTCCTGGCCTAGAGGAGAACTGCAGCGGCCCAGCACCATGCTCTTAGAGCGGGCTGGGGAGTTAtagatgggggaggggagagaaacatgAACACAAACACATATAACCTATATACATACAAATGCAcgcaacacatgcacacaccctaTCCCTAATCATTCTCCACTGAGTTCCTTATGAGAACAGTCCGATTCCAGTGTCTGAGCCGTGCATAATGATGTATTCATTATCAACTGGACCAGTCTATTATCAGGGGTGGACAACCCTCAGCAGCTGGAGCACTGCTATAACACACCTGGATCCTAGTTCATTCTCCACagagatgaacacacacataACCTATGCGTGTACAAAGGCACACACAGCTAGAGCATCATTAACCCCTATTCACTGAGGTCCCTATAATACGAGAGCAGGCTGATCTCAGAGTCTGAGCCGCACATGCTCATTTATCCATTACTACCTGGACCAGTCTATTATCAGTAATCCAAAACcatcctggagagctactggttGTCCAGGCTTTTGCTCTAGCCCTGCTCTAACACACCTGATACAGCCAATGGGGCAGATGATTATAGGAATCAAGTATGTTGAAATAAGGTTGAAACAAAACCCTCCAATCGAGTAGATATGAATGCTGTAGAGGTCCTATGTGTCTCTCTCCAACAGCTCAGAACAACCATAACAGACTGATTAAAAGAGAAATGACACATCAGACACTGGTGTGTATCGGATAAACCTCAGTgtcaggctgagagagagagcgagaggagacagagagaaaatcaattatttatattttttcttGTTAATTGCACCCCTTGTTTCTGCTGAGGACAGCTCAGGGctgagctctctctccctctctccacctctcccttgtATTTTGCAGAGTCATGATCGCAATGGATTACGTGTACTGCGCAACACATTTGGTCGGTAAAAAACCACTAATCACCATCTTCTCAAGTAAAAACCTTCAAATGCGAGTGGATGAACGACAAGTGCAAGAGTTAAGTGGTGGTACACCATACAGTCTGTGCCCAGTCTCAGTCCTGTGATTCGCTGCCTCCACAGCCATGTCCATCCAGTCATGCATGAAGGTATGTCACGCTGCGGGcaggcctgcctgcctgtaggcctGGAGCCGTCTACTGCGTCAGTGATTAGTACCGTGTGAGAGAAACTATGTTTATCACTCAGCTGTCGTGATGGACACTTTTAGCCCTTACAGTAGTAGTAAGCTGTGATATACAACAGTAGTAAGTCCGACATGTCACACAGCCACAACGACAATTCATCACCGGGAATAAATACAACATCGTAGTatgtacagtacactatgatcagctCCGTCTTCTATTGAAATATATCCTTCTGAGATGAGAGGGCCAAGCAACCAAATATTTCATTAAGCTATAACTCCCTAGTGTGGAATTGTACACTGTAAGATGCATATGTATGCATATCCGTAACCAGGGCTCTAAAGTGCGACCATTTTGTTTCCTAGATATTTTGCTATGCAACCTGGAAAGAAAATCACCTAGATAATAACTGTTGTAATGATAGCCTTCACTGTACAGTTGTTTCTGAAAAAGTGAGTGCTGATTCATTCAATTCAAAGGCAACATGTAAATAATATTAAAGGACCAGTGCAGTCATAAACTTGATTTAACTGTGTTTCATACCTACAGGGCCTTCGGAAagtaataatatgccatttagcagacgcttttatccaaagcgacttacagtcatgtgtgcatacattctacttatgggtggtcccgggaatcgaacccactaccctggcgttacaagcgccatgctttaccaactgagctacagaacccttgaatttttttcaaattttgttaagttacagccttattctaaaatggattacataaatAGAAAtcctcatgaatctacacacaagaCCTCATAGTGATAAAATGAAAACATacttttagaaattttagcaaataccttatttacttaagtattttattattttatttcacctttatttaaccaggtaggccagttgacaacaatttctcatttacaattgcgacctggccaagataaagcaaagcagttcgacacatacaacgacacagagttacacatggagtaaaacaaacatccagtcaataatacagtagaaaactaagtctatatacaatgtgagcaagtgaggtgagataagggaggtaaaggcaaaaaaaggccatggtggcaaagtaaatacaatatagcaagtaaaacactggaatggtagatttgcagtggaagaatgtgcaaagtagagatagaaataaagggatgcaaaggagcaaaataaataaataaatacagtaggggaagcggtagttgtttgggctaaattatagatgggctatgtacaggtgcaggaatctgtgagctgctctgacagctggtgcttaaagctagtgagggagataagtgtttccagtttcagagatttttgtagttcgttccagtcattggcagaagagaactggaaggagaggcggccaaaggaggaattggttttgggggtgaccaaagaaatatacctgctggagcgcgtgctacaggtgggtgctgctatggtgaccagcgagctgagataagaggggactttacctagcagggtcttgtagatgacctggagccagtgggtttggcgacgagtattcagaccctttgctatgagactcaaaatggagctcaggtgcatcctgtttacaatgatcatccttgagatgtttctacaacttgattgaagtccacctgtggtaaattcaatttattggacatgatttggaaaggcacatacctgtctatataaggtcccacagttgatagtgcatgtcaaagcaaaaaccaagccatgaggttgaatgaactgtccatagagctcagagacaggattgtgtcgaggcacagatctggggaagggtaaaaGTGAAAGGGTAATATTGTCACccaatcagactattcttgatttaatcttgtctttacataaaCTAAATAATATTCTGGAGtttttttcactattttctacattgtataataatagtgaagacataaaaacgaCTAAATAAgacacggaatcatgtagtaaccaaaaaaagtgttaaacaaatctaaatatattttagattttagattcttcaaagtagccaccctttgcccagAGCTTCCAATAGCCTACAGTTAATCTCTTCCCGCAACCTGTTGAGGCTGGCAATTAAAGAGAATGCAAGAGGCTGAATTAAAGAGGTTAATCTCTTCCCCGCAACCTGTTGAGGCTGGCAATTAAAGAGAATGCAAGAG harbors:
- the LOC124041474 gene encoding rho GTPase-activating protein 22-like isoform X2 yields the protein MTTMLSPKNRQTRRARSKSMVLGRCSSPLGQEMTLKAGWLKRQRSIMRNWQLRWFVLHTEALYFYKDQDETKPQGCIILQGSQVSELSANQDEAGRHLFEIGPGGSGERDRSGLSESFLLMAKSQSDMEEWVRAIRRAIWAPLGGGIFGQHLEETMQCESGCGSSSKPLVPLLVQQCVCFIHQHGLTEEGLFRMPGQTNHVRELQDAFNCGEKPLFGSNTDVHTVASLLKLYLRELPEPVVPFNKYTEFLSTAQLLAKDQEEGILELGRQLKSLPQVNYNLLRYICRFLDEVQSHSSQNKMSVQNLATVFGPNIFRPKMEDPQIMMEGSSQVQHLMTVLISEHSRLYQGQAETPREDQSAPSPTPYPRVPPIQRCRVEWLSQEDILPPHPAKDYPSLEQTPNNPSQEPLQPLLTSAVSSLDTDRPGSTPKERTEGDSEGINGGRTEEKMERKSEGKSEIKLSGGSGADLGPSKQSKSQSSWRSSLKCRSGSGGVRGKLGGSAVDVSTVTGGHWLMNGLTSFRSHRRTASTGERLKESSLCLKETHIDSLLDSYTESSLSLKVSQSSMLKDSSPLHIDSSCSTIVSSCPNIKPSQSVRNSPHSNRLSTYDNVNVTPCSLSLPIGSPSPWTSCEIPLAESTGSEHGTLISGLGSGQSVAGPSIPEDSSSPLELCVSSADWNEGDPGDDITGQRSGVNEGLFSLVTELKEELRRQSISYETRIHKLEDSCSGLRLQSDRLEEDLGQEKKRLFMLEIQLGNSERARQDAETQNVLLQKEMEELFATLGNLTTGTDTS
- the LOC124041474 gene encoding rho GTPase-activating protein 22-like isoform X3 translates to MVLGRCSSPLGQEMTLKAGWLKRQRSIMRNWQLRWFVLHTEALYFYKDQDETKPQGCIILQGSQVSELSANQDEAGRHLFEIGPGGSGERDRSGLSESFLLMAKSQSDMEEWVRAIRRAIWAPLGGGIFGQHLEETMQCESGCGSSSKPLVPLLVQQCVCFIHQHGLTEEGLFRMPGQTNHVRELQDAFNCGEKPLFGSNTDVHTVASLLKLYLRELPEPVVPFNKYTEFLSTAQLLAKDQEEGILELGRQLKSLPQVNYNLLRYICRFLDEVQSHSSQNKMSVQNLATVFGPNIFRPKMEDPQIMMEGSSQVQHLMTVLISEHSRLYQGQAETPREDQSAPSPTPYPRVPPIQRCRVEWLSQEDILPPHPAKDYPSLEQTPNNPSQEPLQPLLTSAVSSLDTDRPGSTPKERTEGDSEGINGGRTEEKMERKSEGKSEIKLSGGSGADLGPSKQSKSQSSWRSSLKCRSGSGGVRGKLGGSAVDVSTVTGGHWLMNGLTSFRSHRRTASTGERLKESSLCLKETHIDSLLDSYTESSLSLKVSQSSMLKDSSPLHIDSSCSTIVSSCPNIKPSQSVRNSPHSNRLSTYDNVNVTPCSLSLPIGSPSPWTSCEIPLAESTGSEHGTLISGLGSGQSVAGPSIPEDSSSPLELCVSSADWNEGDPGDDITGQRSGVNEGLFSLVTELKEELRRQSISYETRIHKLEDSCSGLRLQSDRLEEDLGQEKKRLFMLEIQLGNSERARQDAETQNVLLQKEMEELFATLGNLTTGTDTS
- the LOC124041474 gene encoding rho GTPase-activating protein 22-like isoform X1, whose product is MNLSKTLPMDRQRRDSARSKSMVLGRCSSPLGQEMTLKAGWLKRQRSIMRNWQLRWFVLHTEALYFYKDQDETKPQGCIILQGSQVSELSANQDEAGRHLFEIGPGGSGERDRSGLSESFLLMAKSQSDMEEWVRAIRRAIWAPLGGGIFGQHLEETMQCESGCGSSSKPLVPLLVQQCVCFIHQHGLTEEGLFRMPGQTNHVRELQDAFNCGEKPLFGSNTDVHTVASLLKLYLRELPEPVVPFNKYTEFLSTAQLLAKDQEEGILELGRQLKSLPQVNYNLLRYICRFLDEVQSHSSQNKMSVQNLATVFGPNIFRPKMEDPQIMMEGSSQVQHLMTVLISEHSRLYQGQAETPREDQSAPSPTPYPRVPPIQRCRVEWLSQEDILPPHPAKDYPSLEQTPNNPSQEPLQPLLTSAVSSLDTDRPGSTPKERTEGDSEGINGGRTEEKMERKSEGKSEIKLSGGSGADLGPSKQSKSQSSWRSSLKCRSGSGGVRGKLGGSAVDVSTVTGGHWLMNGLTSFRSHRRTASTGERLKESSLCLKETHIDSLLDSYTESSLSLKVSQSSMLKDSSPLHIDSSCSTIVSSCPNIKPSQSVRNSPHSNRLSTYDNVNVTPCSLSLPIGSPSPWTSCEIPLAESTGSEHGTLISGLGSGQSVAGPSIPEDSSSPLELCVSSADWNEGDPGDDITGQRSGVNEGLFSLVTELKEELRRQSISYETRIHKLEDSCSGLRLQSDRLEEDLGQEKKRLFMLEIQLGNSERARQDAETQNVLLQKEMEELFATLGNLTTGTDTS